One stretch of Patescibacteria group bacterium DNA includes these proteins:
- a CDS encoding putative glycoside hydrolase, translating to MLIIFISWPGLAASAPLNTDAPRLANIFLHWSVADDKARDLAEWDVVILDMDIQTSNPSAIDTMRRINPDIKIFAYIPLVEVRQSIDGLASSSLRRKLAQGIKNEWYLVDTSGNKRSFWQGNWIMNITNECLSVAGQRWNDYLPSFVKNEIIASGKWDGVFFDNGWEDVTYFAGGNLDFNRDGQPAGSSDANRLWKEGIAKALDATASAIGSKYLVMLNDGPYYANHTDGVTVENFSSKDWTYALKNYRDAVTESQQPSSNILNSNTNNTGSQNDYKTMRFGYTSAMLFDGYYSFDFGDQDHGQTWWYDEYGAYLGAPKGPAENLTSSGSDLMEGLWKREFQNGLVLVNSTYSNQSTEFFGEYEKIHGVQDPKKNDGSIVSGTVVAPRDGIVLIRPIEKIANTTFTNGSFVRIFNRYGEVYRTGFFAYEADYRGGSNVAIADLNSDGQDETVVGDINRVTIYDASGKVHAQFYPYTDKYRGGINITAGDLDKDGFMEIVTGTENGGGPQIRIFNRDGVLINPGFFAYDKNFRGGVNVTIGDLNGDGWKEIIAGAGVGGGPHVRVFGLDGRLINPGFFAYDKNFRGGVNVAAGDTDGDGADEIITGPGLGGGPHVRVFNEKGQALDGGGFFAYDVHDNSGVGVAATDIDNDGRDEIIAETTGVFTLSMIK from the coding sequence TTGTTAATTATATTTATTAGTTGGCCTGGTTTGGCGGCAAGTGCGCCTTTGAATACGGACGCGCCGCGGTTGGCCAATATTTTTTTGCATTGGAGCGTGGCAGACGACAAGGCGCGAGATCTTGCAGAATGGGATGTGGTGATTTTGGACATGGATATCCAGACATCCAATCCCTCCGCCATTGACACGATGAGGCGAATCAATCCGGATATAAAAATATTCGCTTATATTCCGCTCGTTGAAGTGCGACAAAGTATTGACGGCCTGGCCTCAAGTTCGCTGCGGCGTAAATTGGCCCAGGGAATTAAAAATGAATGGTACCTCGTTGATACATCCGGAAACAAAAGATCATTCTGGCAGGGCAATTGGATAATGAATATCACGAACGAATGCCTTTCGGTTGCCGGTCAACGCTGGAATGATTATTTGCCGAGTTTTGTTAAGAATGAAATTATCGCTTCGGGAAAATGGGATGGTGTTTTTTTTGATAATGGCTGGGAGGATGTAACATATTTTGCCGGCGGAAATCTTGATTTTAACCGCGACGGTCAGCCGGCGGGATCAAGCGACGCAAATCGCCTGTGGAAAGAAGGAATCGCGAAAGCATTAGATGCAACCGCGAGTGCGATTGGCTCCAAATATCTCGTGATGCTGAATGATGGCCCGTATTACGCAAACCATACCGACGGTGTGACGGTTGAGAATTTTTCGAGCAAAGATTGGACGTACGCGCTTAAAAACTACCGCGATGCCGTCACGGAATCGCAGCAGCCATCGTCCAATATTCTAAATTCCAATACGAACAATACCGGCAGCCAGAATGATTACAAGACAATGCGTTTCGGTTATACGAGCGCTATGCTTTTTGACGGATATTACAGTTTTGATTTCGGTGACCAGGATCACGGCCAAACCTGGTGGTATGATGAATACGGTGCATATCTCGGCGCTCCCAAGGGTCCGGCGGAAAACCTCACTTCTTCCGGTTCGGATTTAATGGAGGGTTTGTGGAAGCGCGAATTTCAAAACGGCTTGGTGCTGGTGAATTCTACTTACAGCAACCAGTCAACCGAATTTTTTGGAGAATATGAAAAAATTCACGGTGTCCAGGATCCGAAAAAAAACGACGGGTCCATCGTGAGCGGCACAGTTGTCGCGCCGCGCGACGGCATTGTGCTGATTCGGCCGATCGAAAAAATTGCCAACACGACATTCACAAACGGAAGTTTTGTAAGAATATTCAACCGTTACGGCGAAGTTTATCGCACCGGTTTTTTTGCCTACGAAGCGGATTACCGGGGCGGAAGTAATGTGGCGATTGCTGACTTGAATAGTGACGGTCAGGACGAAACCGTGGTCGGTGATATAAATCGCGTGACGATTTATGATGCCTCCGGCAAGGTGCATGCCCAGTTCTATCCCTATACGGATAAATATCGCGGTGGCATAAATATCACAGCCGGAGATTTGGACAAGGATGGTTTTATGGAAATCGTCACCGGAACGGAAAATGGCGGCGGTCCGCAAATTAGAATTTTTAACCGCGATGGCGTTTTAATCAATCCGGGATTTTTCGCTTATGATAAAAATTTTCGTGGCGGGGTGAATGTGACGATCGGAGATTTGAACGGCGACGGCTGGAAAGAGATAATTGCCGGAGCCGGAGTCGGCGGGGGTCCGCATGTGCGCGTTTTTGGGCTGGACGGACGCCTGATCAATCCGGGATTTTTCGCTTATGATAAAAATTTTCGTGGCGGAGTGAATGTCGCGGCCGGGGATACGGATGGCGATGGCGCGGATGAAATAATCACTGGTCCGGGCCTGGGCGGCGGTCCGCATGTGCGCGTGTTCAACGAAAAAGGGCAGGCGCTCGACGGCGGCGGATTTTTTGCTTATGATGTGCACGATAATTCCGGAGTCGGCGTTGCGGCGACGGATATTGACAATGATGGACGCGATGAGATTATCGCCGAGACAACCGGGGTTTTTACATTGTCCATGATTAAATAA
- a CDS encoding glycosyltransferase: MKILLINKFFYRRGGAETYFFDLAELLKRQGHEVAFFSMKGRENDKSVWSKYFVSEVDYTRREGILREAGKAAGYLYNFEARSNLKKLLADFKPDIVHLHNIYHQLSTSVLDALRDSPAPKILTLHDYKLICPNYKLFTRGRICERCFKHKYYNAIIYRCAQNSLASSALAAAEMAIAKTRQIYENVVDCYVSPSRFFTKKIKDWGVRVKRIEVVPNFVFLDEYEPHEAVGDYYLYAGRLAHEKGVSDLVSVFCKHKNIKLKIAGSGPLENGLKDFVKTSGAKNIEFFGHLAPDALKAEIGGCRAVIVPTLMHDNYPYGVLEAQALGKAIIASRLGGIPEMVEHGMSGYLYEPRNPDDLAARILDAEKNPKKLIEFGKQGRARVEKENGAADHYKKIFEIYESSLKLKNENSP, encoded by the coding sequence ATGAAAATATTATTAATTAATAAATTTTTTTACCGGCGCGGCGGAGCGGAAACTTATTTTTTTGACCTAGCGGAGCTCCTGAAGCGGCAGGGCCACGAAGTCGCATTCTTCTCCATGAAGGGCCGTGAAAATGATAAATCCGTATGGAGCAAGTATTTTGTTTCCGAAGTTGATTACACCCGCCGCGAAGGAATCTTAAGAGAAGCCGGCAAGGCGGCAGGGTATTTATATAATTTCGAAGCGCGCAGTAATTTGAAAAAACTGCTCGCGGATTTTAAACCCGATATTGTGCATCTCCATAATATCTATCATCAGCTGAGTACATCGGTGCTGGATGCGCTCCGCGATTCGCCGGCGCCAAAAATCCTGACCCTCCATGACTATAAACTCATTTGTCCGAATTATAAATTATTCACCCGCGGCAGAATCTGCGAGAGGTGTTTCAAACACAAATATTACAATGCCATTATTTACAGATGCGCGCAGAATTCGCTGGCCTCGAGCGCTCTCGCGGCCGCGGAAATGGCCATTGCCAAGACTAGACAAATATACGAAAATGTGGTAGATTGCTACGTTAGCCCAAGCCGTTTCTTTACCAAAAAAATTAAGGATTGGGGGGTACGGGTGAAGCGCATTGAGGTAGTGCCGAACTTTGTTTTCCTTGATGAATATGAGCCGCACGAAGCAGTCGGAGACTACTATCTCTATGCCGGGCGGCTGGCGCACGAAAAGGGAGTCTCCGATCTGGTAAGCGTTTTTTGCAAACACAAGAATATTAAATTGAAGATCGCCGGATCCGGACCGCTCGAGAACGGACTTAAGGATTTTGTAAAAACCAGCGGCGCGAAAAATATTGAATTTTTCGGACATCTTGCGCCGGACGCGCTCAAGGCTGAAATTGGCGGATGCCGCGCGGTAATCGTGCCGACGCTCATGCACGATAATTATCCATATGGCGTGCTCGAGGCCCAAGCGCTCGGCAAGGCGATAATCGCGTCGCGGCTTGGTGGAATTCCGGAAATGGTTGAGCACGGTATGAGCGGTTATCTCTATGAACCAAGAAATCCGGACGATTTAGCGGCAAGAATCCTGGACGCGGAAAAAAATCCGAAAAAACTTATTGAGTTCGGAAAACAGGGGAGGGCGAGGGTGGAGAAAGAAAACGGCGCGGCGGATCACTATAAAAAAATATTTGAGATATATGAGTCATCGCTTAAACTCAAAAATGAAAATTCTCCGTAA
- a CDS encoding glycosyltransferase, protein MEKRDKIKIIQVITTLGYGGAERLVLDLVSKLDKNIFEVRVVSMVRGGNLEKDFIAAGIRPLVLVKRTRLGLGVFLSLYLLFKKEKPAIVHTHLFGADIWAGLAARFAGVPAIVKTEHNLNLNEGMLKKIIKKMTVGIFKKIIAVSPAVADYAVVHEGAPRNKIKIIYNGIDFSRFSKKEKQNFSSPPVLINVARLEPQKGHEYLVRALYKIKDTPWMLWLVGEGALREKIIADVRGLGLEDRIELLGARQDVPSLLAQADIFIFPSLWEGMGLAAIEAAASGLPIIASAVGGLADIFQDKKNALLVPPRDEAALAKAIEWMIEHPSEALFMAREAKDYTEKEFSIQKMAYEYQSLYTKL, encoded by the coding sequence ATGGAAAAGAGGGATAAAATTAAAATTATTCAGGTGATTACGACTCTTGGCTACGGAGGCGCGGAGCGGCTGGTTTTGGATTTGGTTTCCAAATTGGATAAAAATATCTTTGAAGTCAGAGTCGTTTCAATGGTGCGCGGCGGCAATCTGGAAAAAGATTTTATCGCAGCGGGTATCAGGCCGCTCGTTTTAGTTAAGCGCACCAGGCTGGGGCTTGGAGTCTTTTTATCGCTGTATCTGTTATTCAAAAAAGAAAAACCGGCAATCGTGCATACGCATCTTTTTGGCGCGGATATCTGGGCCGGGCTCGCGGCGCGGTTTGCCGGCGTTCCGGCGATCGTGAAGACCGAACACAATTTGAATTTGAATGAAGGCATGTTAAAGAAAATTATAAAAAAAATGACGGTCGGCATATTCAAAAAAATTATTGCCGTCTCGCCGGCCGTGGCGGATTACGCCGTGGTGCATGAGGGCGCACCGCGTAATAAAATTAAAATTATATATAACGGTATTGATTTTTCGCGTTTTTCAAAAAAGGAAAAACAAAACTTTTCATCACCGCCGGTTCTTATCAATGTGGCGCGGCTTGAGCCGCAAAAGGGGCATGAATATTTGGTGCGCGCGCTTTATAAAATAAAAGACACGCCGTGGATGCTGTGGCTTGTCGGAGAGGGCGCACTGCGGGAAAAGATTATTGCCGACGTGAGGGGATTAGGTCTCGAGGATCGTATCGAATTACTGGGCGCCCGTCAGGATGTACCGAGTTTGCTTGCTCAAGCGGATATTTTTATTTTTCCGTCGCTCTGGGAGGGCATGGGACTCGCGGCGATCGAGGCGGCGGCGAGCGGCCTGCCGATAATCGCATCCGCGGTCGGCGGACTCGCAGATATTTTTCAAGATAAAAAGAACGCCCTGCTTGTTCCGCCGCGCGACGAGGCGGCGCTTGCCAAGGCGATTGAATGGATGATCGAGCATCCGAGCGAGGCGCTCTTTATGGCAAGAGAGGCCAAGGATTACACGGAGAAGGAATTTTCAATCCAGAAAATGGCGTATGAATACCAGTCTCTGTATACAAAATTATGA
- a CDS encoding O-antigen ligase family protein yields the protein MFEDFILDLGGEVHREVHGEERGRMIWFWLSLIFLVAAFVVLGYPLTLLGVLVIAALALVFIKYHRFGLYILIFLSPFIGLVVKLPTGDLGVASEFFAGSLDFPLVDGIAMILFAAWLMKSLYLWKVKKFDRWQIYFPGIMFFGAFIFVALASVSMAGESWMQSLKYCIRPIMFFYLMYLVLPYNLIRSREIFQRCLQFFYSAGIISAMIGFVSLFILPATGLLRRATPIGFFGVSPLGENHNLLAEILVAAFPIGMILFRQAKDKWTSLGLILGNILILIIALLTFARTAWIAIALEILIYLVLVYRKELQRYLKYIFVPILLVLPFMIYMYVFSTSYVAQSSTQTRLMLSEIALNLLQSSPILGHGAGMFVENVANTYLFTLEFGQAMDAHGVLQKVGAEMGIAGLLALAFMFGFIIVRLLRSYLLLPATSQGRYIVISCLVMAAGSMTYQLFNTNYYSPKLWIPLALALAATKVFRHEERPHLEKKKRKEEKTK from the coding sequence ATGTTTGAGGATTTTATTCTAGATTTGGGCGGAGAAGTCCACCGCGAGGTGCACGGCGAAGAGCGCGGGCGCATGATTTGGTTTTGGCTTAGCTTGATTTTTTTAGTTGCTGCGTTCGTGGTGCTGGGATATCCGCTGACCCTGCTTGGAGTCCTGGTCATTGCGGCTTTGGCTCTTGTGTTTATCAAATACCATCGGTTCGGGCTTTATATTTTAATTTTTCTTTCGCCGTTTATCGGTCTCGTGGTTAAGTTGCCGACCGGAGACTTGGGAGTGGCATCCGAGTTTTTTGCCGGGAGCCTTGATTTTCCGCTGGTTGACGGCATTGCTATGATACTTTTTGCCGCCTGGCTTATGAAATCTTTGTATCTCTGGAAAGTGAAAAAATTTGATCGGTGGCAGATCTATTTTCCGGGAATAATGTTTTTTGGCGCGTTTATTTTTGTGGCGCTCGCTTCGGTATCCATGGCCGGTGAATCCTGGATGCAGTCCTTGAAATATTGCATCCGGCCGATAATGTTTTTTTATCTCATGTATTTAGTCTTGCCGTATAATTTAATCCGTTCGCGTGAAATATTTCAGAGGTGTTTGCAGTTTTTTTATTCCGCTGGAATTATCTCGGCGATGATCGGGTTCGTTTCTTTATTCATATTGCCGGCGACCGGGCTCTTGAGGCGCGCGACGCCGATCGGCTTTTTCGGCGTGAGTCCACTCGGCGAAAATCACAATCTCTTGGCCGAGATATTGGTCGCGGCGTTTCCGATCGGCATGATTTTGTTCCGGCAGGCAAAGGATAAATGGACCAGCCTGGGATTAATTCTGGGGAATATACTAATACTCATTATCGCTCTTTTGACTTTCGCACGAACCGCCTGGATCGCAATCGCGCTTGAAATATTGATTTATCTCGTATTGGTTTATCGTAAAGAATTACAGCGTTACTTAAAATATATTTTTGTTCCAATACTCCTCGTTCTGCCGTTCATGATATATATGTACGTTTTTTCCACGAGTTATGTAGCGCAGAGCTCGACCCAGACGCGGTTGATGCTTTCCGAGATCGCTCTGAACCTTCTGCAATCAAGTCCGATTTTGGGGCACGGCGCCGGCATGTTCGTTGAGAATGTGGCAAATACGTATCTTTTCACCCTTGAATTCGGCCAGGCCATGGATGCGCACGGTGTATTGCAGAAAGTCGGAGCGGAAATGGGAATCGCCGGACTCTTGGCGCTCGCGTTTATGTTCGGGTTTATCATCGTCCGGCTCCTGCGTTCATACTTGCTTCTTCCGGCAACGAGCCAGGGCAGGTATATCGTGATTTCGTGCCTCGTGATGGCCGCGGGAAGTATGACTTATCAATTATTTAATACAAATTATTACAGCCCAAAGTTATGGATTCCGCTCGCTTTGGCGCTCGCGGCGACCAAAGTTTTTCGTCACGAAGAGCGGCCGCATCTGGAGAAGAAAAAAAGAAAAGAGGAAAAAACGAAATAA
- a CDS encoding four helix bundle protein, which yields MTNERITKYDLEERTAKFAAEIVKLAQSIPENAVTRPIISQLVRAGTSVGANYCEADDAITKKDFIHKISISKKEARETKHWLRIAAITYPKVKERARILWVEAKELHLIFNAIIHSSKKNNKQ from the coding sequence ATGACTAACGAACGAATTACTAAATACGATTTAGAGGAGAGGACGGCGAAGTTTGCGGCGGAAATTGTTAAATTGGCTCAATCGATTCCAGAGAACGCGGTTACGAGGCCGATAATCAGCCAATTGGTCCGAGCGGGGACGAGTGTGGGCGCGAATTATTGTGAAGCGGATGATGCGATAACAAAAAAGGATTTTATTCATAAGATCTCGATCAGCAAGAAGGAGGCGCGCGAAACCAAGCATTGGCTCCGGATAGCGGCAATTACTTACCCGAAAGTAAAAGAACGTGCAAGAATTTTATGGGTTGAGGCAAAAGAACTTCACTTGATATTCAATGCGATTATTCATTCATCTAAGAAAAATAATAAACAATAA
- a CDS encoding MopE-related protein, whose amino-acid sequence TCAMGRWGSCSGEVGPSSEGCDTLDNDCDGDIDEGCGCVLGTPPRSCDTGHAGICGPGTQTCDSMGRLTPCLSIAVPSPEVCGDGLDSDCDGLVDCDDMDCWGVGACPDPFEGPGCVPGDGQDCLLPQPGVCGAGESLCLASETWDICRQVVLPGTLPEDCSSGEDEDCDGDTDCSDSDCALDPACTGTGGCVAGLSQDCSLPLPGLCGEGDQICLPGGTWSLCSSILAPGDLPEDCGMAGDEDCDGYSDCSDTDCASDPACSGPTCTPGDIDACFTGLLGICGNGQQTCGAGTWGACTAVYTPGLLPEDCSDTLDNDCDGASDCSDSSCSADPACVLPPSGCTPGDTDTCLTGMVGVCAAGQQTCQAGGTWGACVALFSPGVLPEDCSDGLDNDCDGASDCSDGSCVADPACILPPGGCTVGDTKDCNTGLVGICATGRQTCQADETWGVCTNLINTGDYTEDCGDGLDNDCDGQTDASDTDCSAAPCVPFATKVCGYSDVGICELGTATCQADSTWGPCVGAVYPMAEAGRCSDTLDNDCDTWVDVVDPDCGGIPCAPEGDIRSCGYSDLGECALGSQTCTAGAWSACSGAIYPTDEICSDGLDQSCNGLADEFCTVVTCVWNPVCTVGVDCNEQPPTPDAGSPAMQGWVKGLLGTVKSWYPWPGPACVTDGVTGVVTCQFDFQVGSELNLNVRYALSGAENWLAECATWPLCDNPSDPTQVRLTGVLSCTEQDSDPIVLTTVVNGIGSGFNRFYTQSE is encoded by the coding sequence ACCTGTGCCATGGGTCGCTGGGGCAGCTGCTCGGGCGAGGTCGGACCTTCTTCGGAAGGCTGCGACACGCTCGACAACGACTGCGACGGCGACATCGACGAGGGCTGCGGCTGCGTACTCGGTACGCCGCCCCGTTCTTGCGATACCGGCCATGCCGGTATTTGCGGGCCGGGCACCCAGACGTGCGACAGCATGGGCCGCTTGACGCCCTGCCTGTCGATTGCCGTTCCCTCTCCGGAGGTTTGCGGCGACGGTCTGGATTCTGACTGTGATGGACTCGTGGACTGCGACGACATGGACTGCTGGGGCGTGGGGGCATGCCCCGACCCTTTTGAGGGTCCGGGGTGCGTGCCTGGCGATGGCCAGGACTGCCTCCTGCCTCAGCCCGGAGTCTGCGGAGCGGGCGAAAGCCTGTGCCTTGCAAGCGAAACCTGGGACATCTGTCGTCAGGTAGTGTTACCGGGAACGCTTCCTGAGGACTGCTCCTCGGGCGAGGATGAGGATTGCGACGGCGATACCGACTGCTCGGACAGCGACTGCGCGCTTGATCCGGCATGCACGGGAACCGGCGGCTGCGTTGCGGGGCTCTCCCAAGACTGCAGCCTGCCTCTCCCGGGCTTGTGCGGAGAGGGCGACCAGATCTGCCTTCCGGGCGGAACGTGGAGCCTTTGCTCTTCCATTCTCGCTCCGGGCGATCTGCCCGAAGACTGCGGAATGGCGGGCGACGAGGACTGCGACGGCTACTCGGACTGCTCGGACACGGATTGCGCAAGCGATCCGGCGTGCTCCGGGCCGACCTGTACGCCGGGCGACATCGACGCCTGCTTCACCGGCCTTCTGGGAATCTGCGGCAACGGCCAGCAGACCTGCGGAGCCGGAACCTGGGGTGCGTGCACGGCGGTTTACACGCCGGGCCTGCTTCCCGAGGACTGCTCCGACACGCTGGACAATGACTGCGACGGCGCGAGCGACTGCTCTGACTCTTCCTGCTCCGCCGATCCAGCCTGCGTTCTTCCGCCTTCGGGCTGCACTCCGGGCGACACGGACACCTGCCTTACCGGCATGGTGGGCGTGTGCGCTGCGGGACAGCAGACCTGCCAGGCGGGCGGAACGTGGGGCGCGTGCGTCGCGCTCTTCAGCCCAGGCGTACTTCCCGAGGATTGCTCGGACGGCCTGGACAATGACTGCGACGGCGCGAGCGACTGCTCGGATGGTTCGTGCGTAGCCGATCCGGCCTGTATTCTGCCTCCGGGCGGATGCACGGTCGGGGACACTAAGGACTGCAACACCGGACTCGTGGGCATCTGCGCCACGGGCCGGCAGACCTGCCAGGCAGACGAAACCTGGGGCGTGTGCACGAACCTGATCAACACGGGCGACTACACCGAGGACTGCGGCGACGGCCTGGACAACGACTGCGACGGTCAGACCGACGCATCGGATACAGACTGCTCGGCCGCGCCGTGCGTTCCCTTCGCAACGAAGGTGTGCGGCTACTCGGACGTGGGTATCTGCGAGCTCGGCACGGCAACGTGCCAGGCGGACAGTACCTGGGGCCCATGTGTGGGCGCGGTCTATCCCATGGCCGAGGCCGGAAGGTGCTCGGACACGCTGGATAATGACTGCGACACGTGGGTTGATGTGGTGGATCCGGACTGCGGCGGCATCCCATGCGCGCCGGAGGGTGACATCCGTTCTTGCGGATACTCGGACTTGGGCGAATGCGCGCTTGGTTCGCAGACCTGCACCGCGGGTGCCTGGTCGGCGTGCTCGGGCGCAATCTACCCAACAGACGAGATCTGCTCGGATGGACTGGACCAGAGCTGCAACGGCCTGGCAGACGAGTTCTGCACGGTCGTGACATGCGTCTGGAACCCGGTCTGCACTGTGGGCGTGGACTGCAACGAGCAGCCGCCCACACCGGATGCTGGCTCGCCAGCCATGCAGGGATGGGTCAAAGGCCTTCTCGGGACAGTCAAGAGCTGGTACCCGTGGCCCGGCCCAGCCTGCGTCACCGACGGAGTCACCGGGGTGGTGACTTGCCAGTTCGACTTCCAGGTGGGCTCCGAGCTCAACCTGAACGTCCGGTACGCATTATCGGGCGCCGAGAACTGGCTCGCCGAGTGCGCCACCTGGCCGCTCTGCGACAACCCCTCGGACCCGACTCAGGTCCGGCTCACGGGCGTGCTCTCCTGCACCGAGCAGGACAGCGATCCCATCGTTCTCACCACGGTGGTGAATGGGATCGGGAGCGGCTTCAACCGCTTCTACACGCAGTCAGAGTAA
- a CDS encoding MopE-related protein — protein sequence MLGNNRTLCLCLAALFTVNCGGIQMEKGNADADADVIGDGILPDGNTDVVNPNCVPAVETCDGVDNDCDIAVDEAGACVETQAECWDGLDNDDDGLPDAYDPDCLPFLDMDGDGYTGLHDCNDTPGVGESINPDMEEACNGVDDNCDGSVDNGCVCALGQERPCGVSEGVCTFGVQRCQDDGLWGLCDGIAPEAEICNGLDDNCDGYVDEDCECREGDLRPCGSNIGICSTGSQECIDGFWQLCTGVMADSETCDALDNDCDGSIDEDCGCVDGSHMPCGTDMGVCTTGEQTCLGGFWQLCDGTMPDSESCDTLDNDCDGTIDENCECTDGRTQPCGTDLGECSRGVQTCAMGRWGSCSGEVGPSSEGCDTLDNDCDGDIDEGCGCTDGRTQSCGSDVGECSRGSQLCFLGRWGECLGGVTEQPEVCGDVLDNDCDTEIDEDCICTPGETRMCGTDVGICSSGVETCMIGHYWSSCVGATYGDSESCDTLDNDCDGTIDENCECTDGRTQPCGTDLGECSRGVQ from the coding sequence ATGCTGGGAAACAATCGGACCCTGTGCTTGTGTCTTGCTGCCCTGTTCACGGTGAACTGCGGCGGCATCCAGATGGAGAAGGGCAACGCGGATGCCGATGCCGACGTGATCGGCGATGGCATCCTGCCCGACGGGAACACCGATGTGGTGAACCCGAACTGTGTGCCCGCGGTCGAGACCTGCGACGGCGTGGACAACGACTGCGACATCGCGGTGGACGAAGCCGGCGCTTGCGTGGAAACGCAGGCCGAGTGCTGGGACGGACTGGACAACGACGACGACGGACTGCCGGACGCGTATGACCCCGACTGTTTGCCATTTCTGGACATGGATGGCGATGGTTACACCGGATTGCACGACTGCAACGACACCCCCGGCGTGGGCGAGTCCATCAACCCGGATATGGAGGAAGCCTGCAACGGCGTGGACGACAACTGCGACGGGAGTGTGGACAATGGTTGCGTATGCGCTCTCGGTCAGGAGCGACCCTGCGGCGTGTCCGAGGGCGTGTGCACCTTTGGTGTGCAGCGCTGCCAGGACGACGGCCTCTGGGGTCTCTGCGACGGGATAGCGCCCGAAGCCGAGATCTGCAACGGCCTGGACGACAACTGCGACGGGTACGTGGACGAGGACTGCGAGTGCCGCGAGGGCGATCTACGGCCCTGCGGTTCGAATATCGGCATCTGCTCAACCGGCAGCCAGGAATGCATCGACGGTTTCTGGCAGCTGTGCACCGGCGTGATGGCCGATTCCGAGACATGCGACGCGCTCGACAACGACTGTGACGGATCTATCGACGAGGACTGCGGGTGTGTCGATGGTTCGCATATGCCGTGTGGTACAGACATGGGTGTCTGCACCACGGGTGAACAGACCTGCCTCGGTGGGTTCTGGCAACTCTGCGACGGCACCATGCCGGACTCCGAATCCTGCGACACGCTGGACAACGACTGCGACGGCACGATCGACGAGAACTGCGAATGCACGGACGGGCGTACCCAGCCATGCGGAACGGATCTCGGCGAGTGCTCTCGCGGCGTCCAGACCTGTGCCATGGGTCGCTGGGGCAGCTGCTCGGGCGAGGTCGGACCTTCTTCGGAAGGCTGCGACACGCTCGACAACGACTGCGACGGCGACATCGACGAGGGCTGCGGCTGCACGGACGGGCGCACCCAGTCCTGCGGCTCCGACGTGGGCGAGTGCTCACGCGGCAGCCAGCTCTGCTTCCTCGGCCGCTGGGGCGAGTGCCTCGGCGGAGTGACCGAGCAGCCCGAAGTCTGCGGTGACGTGCTCGACAACGACTGCGACACCGAGATCGACGAGGACTGCATCTGCACGCCGGGCGAGACTCGGATGTGCGGTACGGATGTGGGAATCTGCTCCTCCGGAGTCGAGACCTGCATGATCGGCCACTACTGGAGCTCCTGCGTGGGTGCAACCTACGGGGACTCCGAATCCTGCGACACGCTGGACAACGACTGCGACGGCACGATCGACGAGAACTGCGAATGCACGGACGGGCGTACCCAGCCATGCGGAACGGATCTCGGCGAGTGCTCTCGCGGCGTCCAG